ACGTGTACAATGGACGGAAGCGGAAACTCGGAAACTCGAACTCCACAGCTTTGTTAAACAGAACAGGCAGCGAGGAGTGAAGCaactcatttttttatttataggatTTATTAAAGTCTTATAGAGTCATCGTTTTCGTACCAGGGACTCTCTGAAGCTAAGCAGGCCACAGGGACAGAACCGAACCTTGTAGATCTCACAAGTCGTGCGTTAATCCGTGTGTCAAGTCTGAATCAGAGCCAATTTGAttcttttgatttgttttgtttcaaaatgttcaaaaagtttcaaatattaataataacgcTAATAATATTATCTATGTAGTTTTTTGAGGCTCGCCCTTCAGCCCCAATGGTTTTTTTCctattgataataataacaataatcaatCAGTGGTCAGAAATACTGACAGTAAAACACGGAGCTTGCGCTAAATAAATGATTCGGTAATTCTATAAACGACTCGTTTAaaacttttgtgtttttgttcatcGGTGCAGACGTTTCTGCACTGCTTCAAGTCACCTCCGTATataacaagaacaacaacaacagtgcaAATGAACTCACATGCCATGTTTGATTCACTTTCTGCAGATGAGTCGAATCATTTTCTAACTAGACTCTTGACACTCTGAGCACGGTGTGTATGAAGAACCATCAGAGCAGTAAAGCGACAGCTCGCAGTGCTTCAGGGCCTCATTAGTGAGCGTCAGGCTGGCATGTGTCCTTTTAACATTCTTTCATGACCCCAGTGTTGTGTTATGAGCTCTGTAAAATATGTCATTGTTTGAGTTTGAGTGCATATAAGAGGTCGAGGAAAATGCCAAGGGGTGTGAAAGGGAGTGTCAGGCTTTAATTTACACTTTAATTATCTCAGTTGTCAGAATTGGATTTATGACATTTCTGTGAACAGAggataaacacatacagactcTTATGGAGGTTCGCACCCCATAGATGATTATTATCCTTTAACGgcgtgtgtttttatttctcgcTTCTTCTCTGTGTTTCGCCGCCCTGCTGATAAAAAATGTGGTTTACACTCCCACTGCTTTTCCAGTCATTTTTGAGGAATCTGGAAACCACATGAGCTATGAATCGTACTGAGACAGGTATCTCTGCAGCAGGGTGcggctcagagagagagagagagagagagagagagagagagagagagagagagagagagagagagagagagagagagagagagagagagagagaggagactcTTATTTAAGGAGAGAAcgatagatggagagatggaaagaatagagagaatgacagagaacacagagagagaaggcgAGCAAGAAAGAGtcaaaaaggaaagagagagagagagagagacagacagacagacagacagacagacagacaaaagtaGAGCGATGCAGAAAGATAGgagcgagagagacaaaaagagagatgtATGATTTGCTCTGTAAGCCACAGTTCAGTGACCAAAATAATggaaattattaaaaagaaaagaggagtgCAGAAGAAGAGAGTAAAAGAGGAGTGTAGaagaaaagagtaaaagagGAGTGTAGAAGAGGAGTGCAGAAGAAGAGAGTAAAAGAGgagtgaagaagaaaagagtaaaagagGTGTGTAGAAGAGGAGTGCAGAAGAAGAGAGTAAAAGAGGAGTGCAGAAGAAGAGGGTAAAAGAGgagtgaagaagaagagggtAAAAGAGGAGTGCAGAAGAAGAGGGTAAAAGAGgagtgaagaagaagagagtAAAAGAGGAGTGTAGAATAGGAGTGTAGAAGAAGAGAGTAAAAGAGGAGTGTAGAAGAGGAGTGCAGAAGAAGAGAGTAAACGAGGAGTGTAGAAGAGGAGTGTAGAAGAAGAGAGTAAAAGAGgagtgaagaagaagagagtAAAAGAGGAGTGTAGAAGAGGAGTGTAGAAGAAGAGAGTAAAAGAGGAGTGTAGAAGAGGAGTGCAGAAGAAGAGAGTAAAAGAGGAGTGTAGAATAGGAGTGCAGAAGAAGAGAGTAAACGAGGAGTGTAGAAGAGGAGTGCAGAAGAAGAGAGTAAAAGAGGAGTGTAGAAGAGGAGTGTAGAAGAAGAGAGTAAAAGAGGAGTGCAGAAGAAGAGAGTAAAAGAGGAGTGTAGAAGAGGAGTGTAGAAGAAGAGAGTAAAAGAGGAGTGCAGAAGAAGAGAGTAAAAGCAGCTATTATGTAAAGAAAGGTTCTGCACACTTCCAGCTTCCCCCAGGCCTGGGCTCAGATCTCCGCTCTACACTGAGCATGCCCAGAACCTCAGATCAGTGACTCATAAACctcaaataaacacagagcttCTGATGGAGAGAAAAGACGCAGCACACATCACAGATGTGTAAAGTTCTAAAGTTCTACATGGAACCTAGAAGGATTCTCCCACAGGAGAAGTTCTACATTTAAGTGTGGAGCAATTCCAACAAAGTTCTTCACAACTGTAGCATAATAAGTGTTTAATAACTCACAGTGCTACATAGAACCGTTTCTGTAAGAACATCAGGTGAGCTCTTGGTTCCTCAGAACCGTTGTGTTTAAAATAGAACCCAAGGGCATGTATGAGAGTTCTCATAGAGAGACAAATTGAAGAACCTTAAGTTCTATATAACTTGGGTTACAAATTACATGTGTTTATGGAAGGTGTTTATGAGATGATTTGAGGTTCTAGTGTGATTAAGAGGTTCTTCATGGAACCTTTTGTCAATGAAAAGCTCATATTTCTCCTAGAGGAACAAACTACAGAACACAGACCACAGAACACAGAAAGGGTTCCTGGAGAGATCTCTTGGGTTCCAGCTTGATTAAGTTGAAcctttgtatgtttttgtctTAGAGAAACAATCAGAAGAACCTTTTTGTGTTCTGTTATAGTGTTCCAGTTTAACAGAGTGATTATCTGCTGCATAAAGAACCGCGTCTGACATCAAAGAAATGGTCTGACAGCAGAACGTTGGTCTGAAGAACCAACGGGTTcctttattgttttgttatgtGAAAAGAGCGATGAAAGAAGGAACGTTGGCATGAAGCACATGTTCAGCGCTGATGCACTGATTCAGAGGGAACCAACTGGAAGAAGTcagattttatatgtttatacacacacacacacactctcacacacgcactcacacacacacacacacacactcacacacacatacacatacacacactcacagacactcacacatacacactgtcacacacactctcagacacactcacacacacacactctcacacacactctcagacactctcacacactcacacactcacagacacacacactcacagacactcacacatacatacactcatacacacacactgtcacacacactcacacacaaacatacacacacactcaaagacacacacacacactcacacacactcacacgtacacacacacaaacacacactctcagacacactcacacacacactctcacagacactcacacacactcacacacacactcacagacactcacacacagacacacacactcacacacacagacactcacacacacacactcacagacactcacacacaaacacacactcacacatacacacacacacactgtcacacaaactctcagacacactcacacacacactctcacacacactcacagacacacacacacactcacaaacactcacacacacagacacacacactcacacacaaacacacacacacactcacacacactcacagacacacacactcacacacactcacagacactcacacatacagtacacatacactgtcaaacacacactctcagacacactcacacacacacacactctcacagacactcacacacacagacacacacactcacacacacactcacatacactcacacacaaacacacactcacagacactcacacatacacacacacactgtcacacaaactctcagacacactcacacacacactctcacacacactcacagacacacacacacactcacaaacactcacacacacagacacacacactcacacacaaacacacacactcacacacactcacagacacacacactcacacacactcacagacactcacacatacagtacacatacactgtcaaacacacactctcagacacactcacacacacacacactctcacagacactcacacacacagacacacacactcacacacacactcacagacactcacacacacactcacacacaaacacacacacaatcatgaatAATAAGGGAAAGTATGTGCTGTAAGAGGAGAGGCTGACGTTTTACCTTCCCGTCTTTGtttctattgtgtgtgtgtgtgtctgtgtgtgtgtgtgtgtctgtgtgtctgtgagagtgtgtgtgagccaggATCAGTTACTACTGCAGGGGCAGATATTGATCAAGGGTCAGAAGGTAAAGTttgttcctcttttttttcctgaggcagaaataaaacatgccATTTTAGGGAATTCCAGCAGTTTGCCCTTGATgacatcttgttttttttcatgtttattgttttattttattcaatatattttgtacattttgtctatttatagttacattaatAATTTGGCAGAAACTGGTgaaaactggagactcctttcataaagaCTCCTTGCATCATTAAACGTACTGAAAATCACCGTATCAACGATTACACGTTAGAACGAGTGCAAACATGCTTTAAATAAACCTGTGATACTGAACAAGGTGCTGTTATagaacaccttctgaccaatcaggagccaGAACTCAATCCTCTATGTTATGCTAATCGTAGTGATAACAAACTATGCTAGAGTTGTCGCTAATGTTGTTAGGAACCCTTTATAATGATGGTATATTTcattagcatgtgtgtgtgtaagagtgtatgtgtgtaagagtgtatgtgagagtgtgtgtgagtgtgtgtgagtgtgtgtaagagtgtatgtgtgtgtaagagtgtatgtgtgtgtaagagtgtatgtgagagtgtgtgtgagtgtgtgtgtgtgtaagagtgtatgtgagagtgtgtgagtgtgtgtgtgtgtgtgtaagagtgtatgtgagagtgtgtgtgagtgtgtgtttgagtgagtgtgtgtgtgtgtgtgtgtgtgtgtgtgtgtgtgtgtgtgagtgtgtgtaagagtgtatgtgagagtgtgtgtgtgtatgtgtgtgagagtgtatgtgagagtgtgtgtgtgtgtaagagtgtatgtgagagtgtgtgtgtgtgtaagagtgtatgtgagagtgtgtgtgagtgtgtgtgagagtgtgtgtgtgtgtcagtgtgtgtgtgtgtgagtgtcaatgtgtcagtgtgtgtgtatgtgtgtgagagtgtatgtgagtgtgtgtgtgtcagtttgtgtgtgtcagtgtgtgtgtgtgtgtgtgtaagagtgtatgtgagagtgtgtgtgagagagtgtgtgtgtgtttgtgtgtgtgtgtgtgtgtgtgtatgtgtgtgtgagagtgtgtgtgtgtatgtgtgtgagtgtgtgtgtgtgtgtgagtgtgtgtgtatgtgtgtgtgagagtgtgtgtatgtgtgtgagtgtgtgtgtatgtgtgtgagtgtgtgtgtatgtgtgtgtgagagtgtgtgtgtatgtgtgtgagtgtgtgtgtatgtgtgtgtgagagtgtgtgtgtgtttgtgtgtgtgtgtgtgtgtgtgtgtgtatgtgtgtgtgagagtgtgtgtgtgtatgtgtgtgagtgtgtgtgtatgtgtgtgtgagagtgtgtgtatgtgtgtgagtgtgtgtgtatgtgtgtgtatgtgtgtgtgagagtgtgtgtgtgtggccttgATTAGCTTTTCTACAGCACTAGCACTTCAATAAACGACAGAAACCCTTTGCATCTGGTTCTCGTCCTGCAAAGAGACCACAGGCAAATCAGCACATCGTTGGTCTGCAGGGGCAGGAGAGCAGGGCAGGCATTTTTCAAGAGGGttaacaagagagagagagtgtgtgtgtgtgtgtggttaatgtGCTTGGCATGGAAACCACCATGCAAATCGGTGCACGGATGACATCGAAGGAAAGAATTCCCTCCTGGAAAACTCCGCCCTAGAGCATGTGGGGTGATTTGTGGACTGGGGCTGAAGGGCCTTGTAACGTTCCACACAGAAGTACGgtgacaggaaatgacatcacacTATTCAGCCTGGCTGCCACTACTAAACAATAGGAGCTCATAAGAAGCGGGCTTCCTTGAATTGTGCAGGTTTCCACATTCATGTCAAAACACATACCGTGTTCTCCTTTTTCCACGAGGACCTGATGATGAGAAGCGAAAGCACCACAGAAAGACGTTTAATCTCTCGCAGCCGCACGAAACACACCATGCTGGAATTTTATACTGTTTGTAAATCAGGTGACAAACGTCTCATGAAGCTTCGAAGTGTCCTGAAGATTACATGAAGATGAACGTGTGCGTGTGATGTTTCGCATGGAGAAAAGCGCCACCTGGTGTCTTTTAATGCTTCTGCAACAAGATATTGTTATATTGGAAACACTATAAAGaaattttttagtattttagccaccattattttttaaataaattacaaaccGTTTGGATAATTATTTAACCTGATTATAGATCAGACCCGATATTTGTTTGGGGGACATTTTTGTCAGGAACGATCACAGAGAGAAAtctgtgaaatcctggaggaactGAACAAATAAACGATAAACGCAAAACAACTGCGTGTGAATTTCACAAACAGCTCGAATTCTCTCACCTaccaaatcaacctaccatgcatgtctttggaccgggggaggaaaccggagtacccggaggaactccggtttcctcccccggtccaaagacatgcatggtaggttgattggcatctctggaaaattgtccgtagtgtgtgagtgcgtgagtgaatgagagtgtgtgtgtgtgccctgtgatgggttggcactccgtccagggtgtatcctgccttgatgcccgatgacgcctgagataggcacaggctccccgtgacccgaggtagttcagataagcggtagaagatgagtgaatgagtgagagagagtaatcTCACTCTAATAATAAAGCCAGGTGAGCTAAATACGGCAAATGAAAAGAGACCACAGCCACAATTTCTggtgcaatttatttattacatttcaaaacagagaaaagtaaaaaaaaaaaaaaagagagagagaaataaagtgcAAAATGAGAGTCGTTTAGATTGTTGGAACAATGAGGTCGTGTCAAAGCAGCAGGATGGAGACCTGGAGATGATGTACGGTTTGTGGGCGGAGTCTTGGCTTGTCGTcgaagcctctctctctctctctctctctctctctctttgagtctctctctctctcagctgttTTCCATTTACTGTCTCTCTTCCTACCTGCATTCTGCTGCATGCAAAACCACGGCTTTGAAGAATTTGTGTGAATGTTAACGATGTTAttcaaaaggaaaaagaagaagaagaagaaaaagtgcgcagtaaaaaaacagcacaatttGAACCAGTGGTTATAAACAGAGTGGTTATGAAGTGAGTTATTGGTCGTGTAGCTCTGAAGATGTTTTTCTAAGGTGCCATGACCTTCTTCTTGCACTCGACAGAGCAGACAAGTTTCCCCTGCAGGGCCATGAAGCGCTGACCCACGAGGCACTTGGAGCAGCCGGAGCACTGAAAACACTGAGGCTCTGCGTGCCAGTGATGCTCGCCGAAGGACACGCGCTGTGCCTCGGGCTCGATCGGCTTCTTACAAGACACGCAGTgctgcaaacaaacacacacacacacacacacacacacacacacacacacagggtttacaacacagtgctgctgaatacTGAatgcgttctgattggtcaataaGTGATGATTCGTTTCCTGTAACTCGTCACACGTTTGtagtaaaacacacattttctcatACGATACaatatggtttctatagcaacggctcACTAACAGAAACTTTTGGAGGTTTTGGAGGTAAAACAGGTATTAAAAAGGTGTGTATTTGTtagtgttaataaaacaaacgaAAAACAAAGAACACAAAAGGAAGTCGAATATTATAAGATTTCCAAGTGTTCAATGTGTTATGAATGAATTGTGTTTCCTGTCTGGATCACAGCACCTTAACAAATGCTCatgtaattataatattaagGATTTTGATCTTAAATTCATTCTTAAACCTGAATTTTCTGTTTCATCCAGCTGTCCAGTGTGATTGGTTACTCACAATGActcccaggtgtgtgtgtttgtgtgtgtaaaaatgagtgtgtatgtatgtgcatgcgtgtgcatgtgtgtgtgtatgtgtgtgtgtgtgtgtgagcaagtgtgtgcgtgcgaatgcatgtgtgtgagcaagtATGTGCGTGCgaatgtatttgtgtgcatgtgtgtgtgtgtgagcaagtgtgtgcgtgcgaaTGTATTTGTCTGCAtgcgtgtgcatatgtgtgtgtgtgtgtaagcaagtgtgtgcgtgcgaatgtatttgtgtgcatgcgtgtgcatatatgtgtgtgtgtaagcaagtgtgtgtgtgcgaatgtatttgtgtgcatgcgtgtgcatatgtgtgtgtgtaagcaagtgtgtgcgtgcgaatgtatttgtgtgcatgcgtgtgcatatgtgtgtgtgagcaagtgtgtgcgtgcgaatgtatttgtgtgcatgcgtgtgcatatgtgtgtgtgtgtgtaagcaagtgtgtgcgtgcaaatgtatttgtgtgcatgcgtgtgcatatgtgtgtgtgtgtgagcaagtgtgtgcATGCGAATCTATTTgtttgcatgcgtgtgtgcatgtgtgtgtgcatgtgcgtgtgtgtgcatgtgcgtgtgtgcatgtatgtgcgcgtgtgtgtgcatgcgtgcgtgtgcatgtgcgcgcgtgtgtgtgtgtgcatgcgcatgtgcgcgcgcgtgtgtgtgtgcatgtgtgtgtgcatgtgtgtgtgcatgtgtgtgtgtgtgtgtgtgtgtgtgcgtgcgtgcgtgtgtgcgtgcgtgtgtgcgtgcgtgcgtgcgtgcgtgtgtgtgtgtgtgtgtgtgtgtgatgctctgCAGTGGACCAGAATCCCCTCCAGTGTTTATTCCCTCCTCTGGCCCAGCGCTCCTCAGATAAACTCCAGTATTAGTGACTGATTATATGACAAAACCATCACTTtaataatgtgaaatattaaacacttaaaGAAGGAGGGATCAAAAATCGGTATAAATACATGatgttatttaacattttcctTCCCGAGTCATTAACCAGAGTTTATAACTGTTATATAATCCTGTTATAAATCCATAATCAGCACATCAATGTTATTTTAATCGTCACATCTCAAACTCCAGATCCAGAAGAATCCAGTTCAACTACACACTTACTGAAGGTGAGGAAATAAAGTGACGAAAGATTTTTTATCTACTTTTCTAAAATCGTCCGATTGTTTGGATCCTTAAAGTCGTTACGAATAAAAAGGAAATTTTTATTGTagcaaagcagaaaaaagagaCCAGTAAAATTTGCAAGTGAAATATCATCATTACAGCATGACTATTaatcaaatacaaacacacacacacacacacacacacacaaggtaggAGATGCAAATCCATGTAAtactgagatgtgtgtgtgtgtgtttgttccttaCCACAGCGTGGTTCTTCATGTAGCAGGGTTGGCACACAGGCTTGTCGTTCTCCATGACGTAGGTTTCTCCAGCAagaacacagtcacagtcaaaGCAGCAGAAGTGCTTCAGGTGCCAGTTCTGTCCCTCAGCCTGAGTGTACTCATTACTGAAGATAAGCTGgaacacacacgggcacacacacacgggcacacacacacgggcacacacacacgggcacacacacacgggcacacacgggcacacacacacacggacacacacaggcgcacacacacacacaggcgcacacacacacaggcgcacacacacacacacaggcgcacacacacacacacaggcgcacacacacacacacaggcgcacacacacacacacaggcgcacacacacacacacaggcgcacacacacacacacaggcgcacacacacacacacaggcgcacacacacacacacaggcgcacacacacacacacaggcgcacacacacacacacacaggcgcacacacacacacacacaggcgcacacacacacacacaggcgcgcacacacacacacaggcgcgcacacacacacacaggcgcacacacacacacacaggcacacacacaggcacacaggcacacacacacaggcgcacacacacaggcacacacacacaggcgcacacacacaggcgcacacacacaggcgcacacacacaggcgcacacacacaggcgcacacacacaggcgcacacacacaggcgcacacacacaggcgcacacacacaggcgcacacacacaggcgcacacacacaggcgcacacacacaggcgcacacacacaggcgcacacacacaggcgcacacacacaggcgcacacaggcacacacacaggcacacacacaggcacacacacaggcacacacacacacacaggcacacacacacacacacaggcacacacacacacaggcacacacacacacacacacccaggcacacacacacacactcaggcacacacacacactcgggcacacacacacaggggcacacacacacaggggcacacacacaggcacacgcacacaggcacacgcacacacacaggaacacacacacacaggcacacacacacacaggcacacacacacacacaggcacacacacacacacacacaggcacacaggcacacacacacacacacaggcacacacacacacaggcgcacacacacacaggcgcacacacacacaggcgcacacacacacaggcgcacacacattTTATCACTCTATAAGCTCACTTTTCAGGAGtcgagttaatgttaatgttttcatAGGAACAGCATCacatttatgaaaggagtctctttctgccacactctctctctctctctctctctctctctctgtcacactttctctctctctctgtcacacactctctctctctcactctgtcacacactctctctctctcactctgtcacactctctctctctctctgtcacactctctctcactgtcactctctctcactctgtcacactctctctctcgctctgtcattctctcacactctctctctctctcgctctgtcattctctcacactctctctctctctgtctctctctgccattcactctcactcacctcGTCACACCCCCCACATCGTGGCTTCTCACTGTCTCCATAATGTCGGCCACAGTACAGCTTGCCCTTCTTCCAGAAGTAGATCATATCCACCAGCAGCTCGTTGCAGGTGCAGCACACGAAGCATCCCGGGTGCCACAGCTTGTCGTAGCCGGCGCGCTCTGCATAAACGGCCGGGTCGCCGTGGTTCATGTTCATGTGGCAGTGATGACACGCCTGAGGACACGAGAGGAAATGAGCTCATGATTAAGCATCAGAACTAATCTACCGATAAATACAGAAACAGGAGTGTTTACtgtttcaagtttatttattttctattcaatTCTATAGTTCAAGTCTATTCTGTAACTCTGTGGAAATGGCGCCATCTGGTGGTGAagctttgtattatattatataattattaattctaGACATCAGAGTCGATTTAAGAATCTTCTTCATTTgttgttcgttcattcattcattcatattctactgcttatccgaactacctcgggtcacagggagcctgtgcctatctcaggggtcattgggcatcaaggcaggatacaccctggacggagtgccaacccattgcagggcacacacacacacactcattcactcacgcactcacacactacggacaattttccagagatgccaatcaacctaccatgcatgtctttggacctggggaggaaaccggagtacccggaggaaacccccgaggcacggggagaacatgcaaactccacacacacaaggtggaggcggaaatcaTTTGTTGTGTTGAAGttaatttaaaaactttaaactttaatcaAAACCTAAACCTGGGTTTAAATCCTTTTTCTATCTGAGCCTTGTTATTTTatcaatagattttttttttttatcattttgctATTTTGAGTTACAGTGAAAAATCCACCTAATATAGTGGAATAAATTAAACTGGAAATGTGGACCATGTCAGCTGCAGGATTAAAATGAATCCAGTTATTCCAAGATCACTGTGGACTAATCGACTATAGAATGTTTGTGCCTATTTCTATAATGTGTACATTCTCTAAAATCTGTTTAACTCGAATACAGAACACAAATCCAGCCTCTGTGTCGCCTCCTTCTCGTAAGCACTTACGTATTTCCCAGCAGGACCTGCCCCACTTCCAGCCCCGACTGCCCCTGGGATCCCGACCTTCCCCACGGCGCCCGTGCCCTGGTCCCTGGGTGCTCCAGGGTCGACTCCGATGCCTGCGTGAGAGCCGAACTCTTCCGGGAGGGTCAGGTCTCCGATACCCAGAGCCTCGTCCTTGTACTTGCGCACGTACTGCTGCATTTGTTTGACCTCAGCAGGCGAGAGCTCGTGACAGCGTTCTGGGTCCTGGTCGTGTTCAGGTAGCTGCTTGGCCATCTGCTTCTTGCGGTAATCGGCTCCCTGAGAGCCTGCTATGGGCCGCCGTTCAGGTGGTAGCAGCTCCATGTACAGCAGAGCCTGAAGCAGGAAGATCATTAGGAA
The Tachysurus vachellii isolate PV-2020 chromosome 13, HZAU_Pvac_v1, whole genome shotgun sequence genome window above contains:
- the tes gene encoding testin; the protein is MDIEKEVKKMTLGHEIGAGSACLKCKDKCEGFELHFWRKICRNCKCGLEDHDVQLQSEENQKVGRLFEDTKYTRLMAKLKRDGVPSYQGSQLTITISTPAIGAAVPVAVAGTAGTVSPVYSQGVPGHNAPSVPYKGAPTAAGHGAPSVHGQGAPSVHGQGAPSVHGQGAPSVHGQGAPSVHGQGAPSVHGQGAPSVHGQGAPSVHGQGAPSVHGQGAPSVHGQGAPSVHGQGAPSVHGQGAPSVAHKGALSGIGQGFPSVPGGSFATGHGIPSAPPVAAAVTPAAVAAKKDVVKAVTYEWAPPGVNQKLALLYMELLPPERRPIAGSQGADYRKKQMAKQLPEHDQDPERCHELSPAEVKQMQQYVRKYKDEALGIGDLTLPEEFGSHAGIGVDPGAPRDQGTGAVGKVGIPGAVGAGSGAGPAGKYACHHCHMNMNHGDPAVYAERAGYDKLWHPGCFVCCTCNELLVDMIYFWKKGKLYCGRHYGDSEKPRCGGCDELIFSNEYTQAEGQNWHLKHFCCFDCDCVLAGETYVMENDKPVCQPCYMKNHAVHCVSCKKPIEPEAQRVSFGEHHWHAEPQCFQCSGCSKCLVGQRFMALQGKLVCSVECKKKVMAP